A region from the Gossypium hirsutum isolate 1008001.06 chromosome A08, Gossypium_hirsutum_v2.1, whole genome shotgun sequence genome encodes:
- the LOC107907765 gene encoding uncharacterized protein: protein MYYRYWDDSVGRARQDKRAGTQSHSSLLIGMILVDAGFILELLLRAYSEGLRAENDLIFAKSGTIHDLKRDLMLLENQLPFFLLKKMYKRALKCNPHYPSFLHLTCHFFSHYYNQSISIDEVLSPNNPHSSEYRSNLEDPKHFTDLIRTFQQPYSTIHKQQQCGKWNILRGNTHFMNLISFQKLEVREEFDENNGELKIPPLKVDDSTESFYGNLMVWEQCYYPNDTFICHYIFLIGYLIKSAEDVSILVRKRILIKQLGSPIEIVAMFNRLCKYNNVGTENRYSSLFMKLNAYNAVPHHSWIAILKLEYFSNPWRGVATIAAIILLVLTMIQTICALFSL, encoded by the exons ATGTATTACAGGTATTGGGATGATTCAGTGGGAAGAGCACGACAAGACAAACGGGCCGGGACTCAATCACATTCGTCGTTGCTCATTGGAATGATTTTAGTTGACGCCGGTTTCATCCTTGAACTCTTGTTAAGAGCTTACTCCGAAGGATTGAGAGCTGAAAACGATCTCATCTTTGCCAAATCAGGGACAATCCATGATCTAAAACGAGACTTGATGTTGCTTGAAAACCagcttcctttctttcttctcaagAAAATGTATAAACGTGCCTTGAAATGTAATCCACATTACCCTTCTTTTCTTCATCTCACCTGTCATTTCTTTAGCCATTATTACAACCAAAGCATCTCCATTGATGAAGTTCTATCACCAAACAATCCCCATAGTTCTGAATATAGATCCAACCTGGAAGACCCTAAGCATTTCACTGATTTGATAAGAACATTTCAGCAACCATACTCCACGATTCATAAGCAGCAGCAGTGTGGAAAATGGAACATTCTGAGAGGAAATACACACTTCATGAATTTGATATCATTCCAAAAGCTAGAGGTAAGGGAAG AATTTGATGAAAACAATGGAGAATTGAAGATCCCTCCTCTGAAGGTCGACGACTCCACGGAATCTTTTTATGGGAACCTCATGGTGTGGGAGCAATGCTATTATCCGAACGACACTTTCATTTGCCATTACATCTTTCTGATAGGATATCTCATTAAATCTGCTGAGGATGTGAGCATTCTTGTTCGGAAAAGAATTCTGATTAAACAGCTTGGCAGCCCTATTGAAATAGTAGCCATGTTTAACCGTCTCTGCAAATATAATAACGTGGGGACTGAGAACCGATATTCAAGTCTTTTCATGAAGCTCAATGCATACAATGCTGTTCCCCACCATAGTTGGATAGCAATACTTAAGCTCGAGTATTTTTCT